In Phragmites australis chromosome 16, lpPhrAust1.1, whole genome shotgun sequence, one DNA window encodes the following:
- the LOC133895187 gene encoding ethylene-responsive transcription factor ERF015-like, with product MAVVGPSSSGAASRDLAQRRQGQSSLAVANGPKPKMSEWTGVRYRRWDRWAAEIRVPRTRSRLWIGTFDHDLQAALAYDAAIFCFYGERLPRPRKFNFPAAPRPDIPEYVRVRLTVANVKAIAEKYARSFAGYFLPPVLPVAAPLVAAAPAVVAAAGAGATVTTDHGNTNDMDDDVVTNADCLLSLSPEDIDSMMDFVYSSEY from the coding sequence ATGGCGGTGGTGGGGCCGAGTAGCAGCGGAGCGGCGAGCAGGGACCTGGCCCAGCGCCGCCAGGGGCAGTCATCGTTAGCGGTTGCTAATGGGCCGAAGCCGAAGATGTCGGAGTGGACTGGCGTGCGGTACCGCCGGTGGGACCGGTGGGCGGCGGAGATCCGCGTGCCGCGCACCCGCTCCAGGCTGTGGATCGGCACGTTCGATCACGACCTGCAGGCAGCGCTCGCCTACGACGCCGCGATTTTCTGCTTCTACGGCGAGCGGCTGCCCAGGCCGCGGAAGTTCAACTTCCCCGCCGCTCCGCGCCCCGACATCCCCGAGTACGTGCGCGTCAGGCTCACCGTCGCCAACGTCAAGGCCATCGCTGAGAAGTACGCACGCAGCTTCGCCGGCTACTTTCTGCCGCCCGTGCTTCCCGTAGCCGCACctctggtggcggcggcgccggctgttgttgctgctgccggCGCGGGTGCAACTGTTACTACTGACCATGGCAACACGAACGACATGGATGACGACGTCGTGACCAATGCTGACTGCCTGCTCTCTCTCAGCCCCGAAGATATTGATTCTATGATGGACTTTGTGTACTCCAGCGAGTACTGA